The following proteins are encoded in a genomic region of Chloracidobacterium sp.:
- the tnpA gene encoding IS200/IS605 family transposase: MSDSVYSEINLHITWHTKNNLPMITPRIEDRLYHFLIHKIIETPGAYLHAIGGIETHVHIGISLEPNILVSDWIGKLKGGSSYYINHEVQPKALEWQRGYGIVTFGTRDLQWVVAYIIKNQKEHHRKGAIHERLERITSYDAKAAREGR, encoded by the coding sequence ATGTCAGACAGCGTATATTCCGAGATCAATTTACACATCACGTGGCACACGAAAAATAATCTGCCGATGATTACGCCGCGGATCGAGGACCGTCTCTATCATTTTCTGATACACAAGATCATTGAAACTCCCGGAGCCTATCTTCACGCGATCGGCGGAATCGAAACCCACGTTCATATCGGCATAAGTCTCGAACCAAACATCCTCGTTTCGGATTGGATAGGAAAACTAAAAGGCGGCAGTTCATATTACATCAATCACGAGGTGCAGCCGAAAGCGTTGGAATGGCAGCGTGGTTATGGGATTGTTACGTTCGGAACACGGGACTTGCAATGGGTTGTAGCATATATTATAAAGAACCAAAAGGAACACCACCGAAAAGGCGCGATTCACGAACGCCTTGAAAGGATCACGAGCTATGATGCTAAAGCGGCGCGAGAAGGACGTTAA
- a CDS encoding CD225/dispanin family protein, with the protein MPILDLDDKLPEQAASEATELAAVSKQANTILVISAISILFCCLGGAVATYMAYRAKQVADAGNLAAAQRGVKFATAWMIATYIIGIFGIIGRLSSGR; encoded by the coding sequence ATGCCAATTCTCGATCTCGACGATAAGCTTCCCGAACAGGCTGCGTCAGAAGCTACCGAACTTGCCGCTGTTTCCAAACAAGCGAATACAATCCTTGTAATCAGTGCAATCAGCATTCTTTTTTGTTGTCTGGGCGGGGCTGTCGCTACTTACATGGCCTATCGGGCAAAACAAGTAGCCGATGCCGGTAATCTCGCTGCCGCTCAGAGAGGTGTGAAGTTTGCGACAGCCTGGATGATTGCGACCTATATCATCGGCATTTTCGGAATCATCGGAAGGCTAAGTAGCGGGCGTTAA
- a CDS encoding amidase, with protein MSSKIRRILKWVGVVIGVILLTAVGLGIYVYSLIPKPIGEKPVLQAELFEKPEKELPVAGKFIFKPATELAAMIKNRQATSVEIVQEHINYIKNNNYKTNAFVWLFEQEALDAAKKADEKVAKGEPLGLLEGVPVSIKEEFAVKGKPQTVNAEMFQGFVAAKNAGVVDALIDEGAIVLGTTNVPKMLFDAQTIGEIYPRANNPYDLTRTPGGSTGGGAASVASGFAPIALGGDFGGSIRIPSANCGLYGLKTTDGSMTDANQFPGEPGNPKYRRMMVAGPIARTVDDIDLAWNAIMNNWPEQKAKMLEPKDDLKDYRIAYFDEWKFGNDKILVSRDIKDRLRKFAEALNSANVSVTEDQPADFDKMVAMHRMLAIYVMFEKVPWLLRQFAIREFKQADNHRIDLSEVFDRMSDLDAAKYDDYIRRREEQTRELEKFFTKYDLLIMPVASVPAIKHNPEHSPISVDGTNVDYWDNFLYPVVFNATGHPALTIPLGLNSEGIPIAVQVVGPINSEKRLIKFAKLIEPLHVGFTKPVV; from the coding sequence ATGTCGTCAAAAATACGCAGGATATTGAAGTGGGTTGGCGTAGTGATCGGAGTCATCCTGCTGACCGCGGTTGGCTTGGGCATCTATGTTTACTCACTGATACCGAAGCCGATCGGCGAGAAACCTGTTTTGCAGGCAGAGCTTTTTGAAAAGCCCGAAAAGGAACTGCCTGTTGCGGGCAAGTTTATTTTCAAACCGGCAACCGAGCTTGCTGCGATGATCAAGAACAGGCAGGCAACCTCTGTCGAGATCGTTCAGGAACACATCAATTACATCAAGAACAACAATTACAAGACGAACGCATTCGTTTGGCTGTTCGAACAAGAGGCGCTCGACGCCGCGAAGAAAGCGGACGAAAAGGTGGCTAAGGGCGAACCTCTCGGGTTGCTCGAGGGCGTGCCTGTCAGCATAAAGGAAGAATTTGCCGTCAAGGGTAAGCCCCAAACAGTGAATGCAGAGATGTTTCAGGGCTTTGTGGCCGCTAAAAATGCCGGTGTCGTTGACGCCCTTATCGATGAAGGCGCGATCGTACTCGGAACGACCAACGTGCCGAAGATGTTGTTTGACGCGCAGACGATCGGTGAAATATATCCTCGGGCAAACAACCCCTACGATCTCACGCGAACTCCGGGTGGCAGCACGGGCGGCGGCGCGGCGTCGGTCGCTTCGGGCTTTGCTCCGATCGCTCTGGGCGGAGATTTTGGCGGCAGTATCCGTATCCCTTCAGCCAATTGCGGACTCTACGGCCTCAAGACTACTGACGGCAGCATGACTGATGCAAATCAGTTTCCCGGTGAACCCGGGAATCCTAAATACCGTCGGATGATGGTCGCCGGCCCGATCGCTCGCACCGTCGATGATATCGATCTCGCTTGGAACGCTATTATGAACAATTGGCCCGAGCAGAAGGCGAAGATGCTCGAGCCGAAAGACGATCTTAAAGATTATAGGATCGCGTATTTCGACGAATGGAAATTTGGCAATGACAAAATTCTTGTCAGTAGGGATATCAAGGATAGGCTGAGAAAATTCGCGGAGGCTCTCAACTCGGCGAACGTCTCCGTCACCGAAGATCAGCCTGCCGATTTTGACAAGATGGTCGCGATGCACCGGATGCTCGCTATCTATGTGATGTTTGAGAAGGTGCCCTGGCTGTTAAGGCAATTCGCCATTCGTGAGTTCAAGCAAGCAGACAATCACAGAATAGATCTGTCCGAGGTATTCGACCGCATGTCGGACCTCGACGCAGCCAAGTATGATGATTACATTCGGCGTCGCGAAGAGCAGACAAGGGAACTGGAAAAATTCTTTACTAAATATGATCTGTTGATAATGCCGGTAGCGTCCGTTCCCGCCATTAAGCACAACCCTGAGCACTCGCCCATATCCGTTGACGGGACAAATGTCGATTACTGGGACAACTTCCTTTATCCCGTCGTCTTTAACGCAACCGGACACCCTGCGCTTACTATCCCGCTGGGGCTAAATAGCGAGGGCATTCCAATCGCAGTGCAGGTCGTCGGACCGATCAACTCAGAGAAACGGTTGATCAAGTTCGCTAAACTGATCGAGCCGCTGCACGTCGGATTTACAAAACCGGTCGTCTAG
- a CDS encoding VOC family protein — translation MAKVTGIGGVFFKSATDHTELSEWYAKHLGLELEPWGGAILKWESDAAPDGGITVWNAAAHDTAWFAPSDSSFMINYRIDNMDEMVAQLTASGIEVIQGPETHENGKFAWIIDPDGNKVELWEPIFE, via the coding sequence ATGGCAAAAGTAACCGGCATTGGCGGAGTTTTCTTTAAGAGTGCGACGGATCATACCGAGCTTTCGGAGTGGTACGCAAAGCATCTGGGCCTCGAGTTGGAGCCTTGGGGCGGTGCGATCCTTAAATGGGAAAGTGACGCGGCTCCGGACGGCGGCATCACCGTCTGGAATGCGGCAGCACACGATACGGCATGGTTCGCACCAAGCGACTCTTCGTTCATGATCAACTACCGGATCGATAATATGGACGAAATGGTCGCACAGCTTACGGCTTCCGGCATTGAGGTCATCCAAGGCCCGGAAACCCATGAGAACGGCAAATTCGCGTGGATAATCGACCCGGACGGCAACAAGGTCGAGCTTTGGGAACCGATCTTCGAATAA
- a CDS encoding Crp/Fnr family transcriptional regulator codes for MKISKRAEPILTAASEALKGSLTKYGRRRAYHPNEELFAAEERADYLPIIVSGRVKMVQFPDAGKEVIIGIFGAGEMFAVPPVIDGDVYPASAYALEESEILLLHRDDFFQLLKESPEFSLIVLHWMSAMLRQKTGLISTLAGGSAEQRIAGVLIRLFNAANDPPPVKIKLRREDIARMAGLTTETAIRTIRHLAEIGDITIERGKIMIGDTDRLEAHLRT; via the coding sequence ATGAAGATATCGAAGAGGGCCGAGCCGATACTGACCGCAGCGAGTGAGGCGTTAAAGGGATCGCTGACAAAATACGGCCGACGGCGGGCCTATCATCCGAACGAAGAGCTTTTCGCTGCCGAAGAACGGGCTGATTACCTGCCGATCATTGTCAGTGGCCGTGTGAAGATGGTGCAGTTTCCCGATGCGGGAAAGGAGGTCATCATCGGTATCTTTGGTGCGGGCGAGATGTTCGCGGTGCCTCCGGTCATTGACGGCGATGTCTATCCTGCGTCGGCCTATGCCCTAGAAGAGTCCGAGATTCTACTGCTCCACCGCGACGATTTTTTTCAATTACTAAAGGAAAGCCCGGAATTCTCACTGATAGTCCTGCATTGGATGTCGGCAATGCTGCGGCAGAAAACAGGACTCATTAGCACCCTCGCGGGCGGCTCTGCGGAGCAAAGGATCGCAGGCGTGTTGATACGCCTTTTCAATGCGGCGAATGATCCGCCGCCGGTTAAGATAAAACTCCGCCGCGAGGACATCGCCAGAATGGCGGGCCTCACGACCGAAACGGCCATCCGCACGATCCGGCATCTTGCCGAGATCGGCGACATCACTATCGAGCGCGGAAAGATCATGATAGGCGACACCGATCGGCTCGAAGCACACTTAAGAACATAG
- a CDS encoding DUF3565 domain-containing protein: protein MQRVITSFIMDEMGHWVAMLECGHYQHVRHDPPLRVREWVLTEEGRRSRLGQSLNCKKCDQRIRREF from the coding sequence GTGCAGCGTGTCATTACAAGTTTTATTATGGATGAAATGGGACATTGGGTCGCAATGCTCGAATGCGGGCACTACCAGCACGTGCGGCACGATCCGCCGCTTCGCGTCCGCGAATGGGTGCTCACCGAAGAAGGCCGCCGTTCGCGGCTTGGCCAATCGCTGAACTGCAAGAAATGCGATCAACGCATCCGCAGGGAATTCTGA
- the ric gene encoding iron-sulfur cluster repair di-iron protein: protein MKLEPTRTVADYVVNFPPSKRVFEKLGIDYCCGGKKQITEACSDTGVEFETLNELFEKEANRPQNTESGTAELDFNAMSLAALSDHIVRCHHDFTREEDARIAALLDKVCGVHGRNHPELLQVREVFSRLKSELEAHMLKEERMLFPYIALMESAFGFGLPCPPAPFGSTRNPVAVMISDHDAAAEMLKEIRELTDDLTLPGDACMSYRSLFSALGGLDKDIRQHIHLENNILFPKAIAMEDAGVPEGVQEMQEAACGCGHSHGHGHAHGHAHAHGHGGGGCGCGCGSGHGHGVVTISETDPGPAVQASGHACGCGGHH from the coding sequence ATGAAACTTGAACCGACCCGAACCGTTGCAGATTATGTTGTGAACTTTCCGCCATCGAAGAGGGTTTTTGAGAAACTTGGAATTGACTACTGCTGCGGCGGCAAAAAACAGATCACCGAGGCTTGCAGCGATACCGGCGTCGAATTCGAGACGCTGAACGAACTATTTGAAAAAGAGGCGAACAGGCCGCAGAACACGGAGAGCGGCACGGCTGAACTGGATTTCAATGCAATGTCGCTGGCGGCACTTTCGGATCACATCGTCCGCTGCCACCACGATTTCACGCGCGAAGAAGATGCACGCATAGCCGCATTGCTCGACAAGGTGTGCGGTGTCCACGGACGCAATCATCCCGAACTGCTTCAAGTGCGTGAGGTCTTTTCACGCCTGAAGTCGGAACTCGAAGCTCACATGCTCAAGGAGGAGCGTATGTTGTTCCCGTACATCGCCCTGATGGAGAGTGCGTTCGGCTTTGGTCTGCCTTGTCCGCCGGCACCATTCGGTTCAACGCGAAATCCGGTTGCCGTCATGATCAGCGATCATGATGCGGCGGCGGAGATGCTCAAGGAGATCCGCGAGCTGACGGATGACCTTACGCTGCCCGGCGACGCGTGTATGTCGTACAGGTCGCTTTTTTCGGCACTTGGCGGCCTCGATAAGGACATTCGGCAGCACATACACCTCGAGAACAACATTCTCTTCCCGAAAGCGATCGCAATGGAGGATGCAGGCGTTCCCGAAGGCGTGCAGGAGATGCAGGAGGCAGCTTGCGGCTGCGGGCATAGCCACGGTCACGGCCATGCACACGGACATGCGCATGCACACGGACACGGCGGCGGAGGCTGCGGCTGCGGCTGCGGAAGCGGCCACGGGCATGGTGTCGTAACGATCAGTGAAACCGATCCGGGCCCGGCAGTACAGGCGTCAGGCCATGCGTGCGGCTGCGGCGGCCATCACTAA